Proteins from a genomic interval of Paenibacillus sp. FSL R5-0623:
- a CDS encoding type II CAAX endopeptidase family protein has product MKKFKFPKFKIQKAEPQQLTERLLLINLYFTQGLTLIIGVVWILLQKRNLLDVLAWPDNYQFIWWGLGLAGIMLVMDLVLSYVIPQESMDDGGINEMLFRGRPIWHIVCIAAIVAVCEELLFRGAIQHAIGPYWTSILFAVIHIRYLRHWIPTGWVFVSSYGLGWIYLQSGTLWAPILCHFIIDLVSGLAIRFRRGS; this is encoded by the coding sequence ATGAAAAAATTCAAGTTTCCCAAGTTCAAGATTCAGAAGGCTGAGCCACAGCAGCTTACCGAGCGTTTGCTTTTAATCAATCTATACTTTACACAAGGTCTGACACTGATTATCGGAGTTGTGTGGATCTTATTGCAGAAACGAAACTTGTTAGATGTACTCGCATGGCCTGACAATTACCAATTTATATGGTGGGGTCTTGGTCTTGCAGGAATTATGCTTGTTATGGACTTGGTACTGTCGTATGTTATACCTCAGGAAAGCATGGATGACGGTGGAATTAACGAGATGCTGTTCCGTGGGCGTCCGATCTGGCACATTGTATGTATAGCAGCCATTGTTGCTGTGTGTGAGGAATTATTATTCCGTGGAGCCATCCAACATGCCATCGGTCCTTACTGGACAAGTATTTTATTTGCAGTTATCCATATTCGTTATTTGCGCCACTGGATTCCAACAGGCTGGGTGTTTGTCTCAAGTTATGGATTGGGTTGGATTTACTTGCAGTCCGGCACATTATGGGCGCCTATATTATGTCACTTTATTATTGATTTGGTGTCCGGATTAGCGATACGTTTTCGGAGGGGATCATGA